The following coding sequences are from one Candidatus Nitrohelix vancouverensis window:
- a CDS encoding MoaD/ThiS family protein, with translation MPVKVRIPTPLMKLTNNLSEVDAEGNAISDILNNLETQFPGIKERICEENGTPRRFINIYLNEEDIRFLEAEKTAVKDGDEISIIPAIAGGVQ, from the coding sequence ATGCCCGTCAAAGTAAGAATTCCAACCCCTTTGATGAAACTCACCAATAATCTGAGCGAAGTGGACGCCGAAGGCAACGCAATTTCAGATATTCTGAACAACCTGGAAACCCAGTTTCCCGGCATCAAAGAACGGATTTGCGAAGAGAACGGAACCCCGCGTCGCTTCATCAACATCTACCTCAACGAGGAAGACATTCGTTTTCTTGAAGCGGAAAAAACCGCCGTTAAAGACGGCGATGAAATTTCAATCATCCCGGCGATTGCGGGCGGGGTTCAGTAA
- the moeB gene encoding molybdopterin-synthase adenylyltransferase MoeB, which translates to MDFTDEQIERYSRHIILPEVGGVGQMKMLDARVLLIGAGGLGSPAAYYLAAAGIGNMGLVDFDVVDSSNLQRQIIHSTERVGMLKTESAKKTIEALNPDVKVTLFNERLTSENIMRIFEGFDYILDGTDNFATRYLINDACVMMNKTNIHGSIFRFEGQATVFKPKEGPCYRCLYPEPPPPGLVPNCQEGGVLGALAGVIGNLQAVETLKLVLGIGKPLIGTLLLYDALNTEFRRLKLKKDPNCPMCGDSPSIKELIDYEEFCGLSR; encoded by the coding sequence ATGGATTTTACCGATGAACAGATAGAACGTTACAGCCGCCACATCATCCTTCCCGAAGTGGGAGGCGTTGGGCAAATGAAAATGCTCGACGCTCGCGTTTTGTTGATCGGCGCTGGCGGTCTGGGTTCCCCTGCGGCTTATTATCTGGCCGCCGCCGGGATCGGTAACATGGGCCTGGTGGATTTCGACGTGGTGGATTCTTCCAACCTGCAACGCCAGATCATCCACTCCACCGAACGGGTGGGAATGCTCAAAACCGAATCGGCAAAAAAAACCATTGAAGCGCTGAACCCGGATGTCAAAGTCACTCTCTTCAACGAACGCCTGACTTCTGAAAACATCATGCGCATCTTTGAAGGCTTCGACTACATCCTCGACGGCACCGACAATTTCGCGACGCGCTACCTCATCAACGACGCCTGCGTCATGATGAACAAGACCAATATTCACGGCAGTATTTTTCGCTTTGAAGGTCAGGCCACCGTGTTCAAGCCCAAAGAGGGGCCTTGCTACCGTTGCCTGTACCCCGAACCTCCGCCTCCGGGACTGGTTCCCAATTGTCAGGAAGGCGGCGTGCTGGGCGCGCTTGCAGGCGTGATTGGTAATCTGCAAGCGGTGGAGACCCTGAAACTGGTGCTGGGTATTGGCAAGCCTTTGATCGGCACGCTTTTGCTCTACGATGCCTTGAACACCGAGTTTCGCCGTCTCAAGCTCAAAAAAGATCCAAATTGTCCCATGTGCGGGGATTCCCCGAGCATTAAGGAATTGATTGATTACGAAGAATTTTGCGGTTTATCCAGGTAA
- a CDS encoding cysteine synthase family protein: MNASIPEEVQVPACPLITDESILKQIGNTPLLKMQNVGREYPDVEIYAKAEWRNAGGSVKSRPALQMILDGEKSGKLKPGKIILDSTSGNTGIAYALIGKLKGYKVKLVMAANVCKERKGLMADFYGAEIVQSSPFEGSDGAIRLAKKLNEENPELYFMPDQYNNDSNWKAHYFGTAEEIWKQTEGRVTHFTAGIGTGGTIMGNTRRLRELNPNIKCYAMEPAEELHGIEGLKHMASSIVPGIYKEEELDGKLSVATEDAYSMVETLEKEEGILVGHSSAAAIVGALQLAKEIKKGVIVTVFPDSCDRCYINFGKFKEYAENQPHSIPKADA, encoded by the coding sequence GTGAACGCATCCATACCCGAAGAAGTGCAGGTTCCGGCCTGTCCCTTGATTACGGACGAAAGCATTCTCAAGCAGATCGGCAACACGCCCCTGCTGAAAATGCAGAACGTAGGCCGGGAATATCCCGACGTTGAGATTTACGCGAAAGCAGAGTGGAGAAACGCCGGCGGTTCGGTCAAATCCCGCCCTGCCCTGCAAATGATCCTCGACGGCGAGAAATCCGGCAAGCTCAAGCCAGGAAAAATCATCCTCGATTCCACTTCCGGCAATACCGGCATCGCTTACGCGCTCATCGGCAAGCTCAAGGGCTACAAGGTCAAACTGGTCATGGCCGCGAATGTCTGTAAAGAACGCAAAGGCCTGATGGCGGATTTTTACGGCGCAGAGATCGTCCAATCCAGCCCATTCGAAGGTTCCGACGGCGCCATTCGACTGGCTAAAAAATTGAACGAAGAGAACCCGGAGTTGTATTTCATGCCGGACCAGTACAATAATGATTCCAACTGGAAAGCGCATTATTTCGGCACCGCTGAAGAGATCTGGAAACAGACCGAAGGCCGCGTCACGCATTTCACGGCGGGCATCGGCACCGGCGGCACGATCATGGGAAACACGCGACGCCTGCGCGAATTGAACCCGAATATCAAATGTTACGCGATGGAACCCGCTGAAGAATTACACGGCATCGAAGGCCTGAAACACATGGCCTCCTCCATCGTACCTGGCATTTACAAGGAAGAAGAACTCGACGGCAAACTCTCCGTCGCCACGGAAGACGCCTACTCGATGGTCGAAACCCTCGAAAAAGAAGAAGGCATTCTGGTCGGGCATTCCTCTGCGGCGGCGATTGTCGGCGCATTGCAACTGGCCAAGGAAATCAAGAAGGGCGTGATCGTCACGGTCTTTCCTGACAGTTGCGACCGTTGCTACATCAATTTTGGCAAATTCAAGGAATATGCCGAGAATCAACCGCACAGCATCCCCAAGGCCGACGCGTAA
- a CDS encoding (2Fe-2S) ferredoxin domain-containing protein, translated as MPPFQKHLFICNNQRKEDDPRGSCTKCGSEDLLDFAKGWIHDNGLKGKVRVNKAGCLDACQYGPAMVIYPDDVWYSPQNREDMQAILTEHVQNNQPVERLRIQFKTRGSTA; from the coding sequence ATGCCGCCATTTCAGAAACACCTCTTCATTTGCAATAACCAGCGTAAGGAAGACGACCCGCGAGGCAGTTGCACGAAATGCGGTTCTGAAGATTTACTGGATTTCGCCAAAGGCTGGATTCACGACAACGGATTGAAAGGCAAGGTTCGCGTCAACAAAGCGGGCTGTCTCGACGCCTGTCAATACGGTCCCGCAATGGTGATCTACCCCGACGATGTCTGGTACTCGCCGCAGAATCGTGAGGACATGCAAGCCATTCTCACCGAGCATGTGCAGAACAACCAGCCGGTGGAACGCCTGCGCATCCAGTTCAAGACCCGCGGATCGACCGCCTAG
- a CDS encoding ABC transporter ATP-binding protein — protein sequence MNDERQENLQERYLDWTLFRRILLYLKPYSGLAILAISMLFAVSMLNLAGPYLTKIAIDDHISVGKLEGLDKLALIYLGVLVFTFICQFAQTWLMQSIGQRVMLDLRTRAFAHLHRMSFRYFDQTPIGKLVTRVVNDVEVLNEMLTSGLILVFNDLFTLVGIFCVLWYLDWRLALVVCAVFPFLVMATQYYRVRARDALRKNRAHLTRLNTALEENISGMEALQLFSKEKEFYGKFSSANSDKLREDLRALHYNAVFMPSIDVFSSAAIGLAIWYGGGRFIQEEIQLGVLIAFLQYLQKFFEPIRDLAEKFNIIQTAMTSSERIFELLDTPEEVPNPENPKPIASPKGRVEFDKVWFAYQKDNYVLKDVSFTLEPGESLAIVGATGSGKSTLVNALCRFYDIARGEIRLDGQSIGELDKYELRRQMALVPQDVFLFSGNILDNIRLSNSDKTLDDIQPLTRAVYAHEFIETLPEKYNHDIGEEGKGLSLGQRQLLSFARALAVDPRILILDEATSSVDSETEALLHAAVKEIIRGRTSIIIAHRLTTIKHVDKALVLKDGEIAEYGTRRELLEKKGIFYKLHQIQANTA from the coding sequence ATGAACGACGAGCGTCAGGAAAATCTTCAGGAGCGTTATCTCGACTGGACGCTGTTTCGCCGGATTCTGCTTTACCTGAAACCTTATTCGGGGCTGGCGATTTTAGCCATCAGCATGTTGTTTGCAGTTTCCATGCTGAACCTGGCGGGTCCTTATCTGACCAAGATCGCTATCGACGATCATATCTCCGTCGGCAAGCTGGAGGGTCTGGACAAGCTGGCTTTGATTTATCTTGGCGTGCTGGTGTTCACTTTCATCTGCCAGTTTGCGCAGACCTGGCTGATGCAGTCGATCGGACAACGGGTGATGCTGGATTTGCGCACGCGCGCCTTCGCGCATTTGCATCGCATGTCTTTTCGCTATTTTGACCAGACGCCCATCGGCAAACTGGTGACTCGAGTCGTCAACGACGTTGAAGTCCTCAACGAAATGTTGACCTCGGGTTTGATACTGGTCTTCAACGACCTGTTCACGCTGGTGGGAATTTTCTGCGTACTCTGGTATCTCGACTGGCGTCTGGCGTTGGTGGTGTGCGCGGTATTTCCTTTTTTGGTGATGGCGACGCAGTATTATCGCGTGCGGGCGCGCGACGCCTTGAGAAAGAACCGGGCGCATCTGACCCGACTGAACACGGCGCTGGAGGAAAATATTTCGGGAATGGAAGCCTTGCAATTGTTCAGCAAGGAGAAGGAATTTTACGGAAAATTTTCAAGCGCCAACAGCGACAAACTGCGCGAGGATTTACGCGCCCTGCATTACAACGCCGTCTTCATGCCTTCCATTGACGTGTTCAGTTCCGCCGCCATTGGCCTGGCGATCTGGTATGGAGGAGGGCGTTTCATTCAGGAGGAAATACAGCTTGGCGTATTGATCGCTTTCCTGCAATACCTGCAGAAGTTTTTCGAGCCGATCCGGGACCTTGCGGAAAAATTCAATATCATCCAGACGGCGATGACTTCTTCCGAACGCATTTTTGAACTGCTCGACACGCCGGAGGAAGTTCCCAATCCTGAAAATCCGAAACCGATTGCGTCTCCCAAGGGCCGCGTTGAATTCGACAAGGTGTGGTTCGCCTACCAGAAAGACAACTATGTTTTGAAGGATGTTTCATTCACTCTGGAGCCGGGAGAGAGTCTGGCGATTGTCGGCGCGACCGGTTCGGGCAAATCGACGCTGGTGAATGCGCTCTGCCGTTTTTATGACATCGCGCGCGGAGAAATCCGTCTCGACGGGCAATCCATTGGAGAATTGGACAAGTACGAATTGAGGCGTCAAATGGCGCTGGTGCCGCAGGATGTGTTTTTGTTCTCGGGAAATATTCTGGATAATATACGCCTTTCCAATTCTGATAAGACCTTGGATGACATCCAACCCCTGACCCGCGCGGTCTACGCGCATGAGTTCATAGAAACGCTTCCCGAGAAATACAACCACGATATCGGCGAAGAGGGGAAGGGCCTGTCGCTGGGGCAACGGCAGTTATTGTCCTTCGCGCGCGCTCTGGCGGTGGACCCGCGTATCCTGATTCTGGATGAAGCCACGTCGAGCGTGGATTCAGAGACGGAAGCCTTGTTGCATGCCGCCGTGAAGGAAATCATTCGCGGTCGCACCAGCATCATCATTGCGCATCGTTTGACGACGATCAAACATGTCGACAAGGCGCTGGTGTTGAAGGATGGGGAGATTGCCGAGTATGGAACGCGACGGGAACTGCTGGAGAAAAAGGGGATTTTTTACAAACTGCATCAGATCCAGGCGAATACAGCCTAG
- a CDS encoding ABC transporter ATP-binding protein, translated as MKFDNIKFFLPFFLKYRKEFAWGILALLVTDAAGLAIPWLLKEVIDSLPQAAHRDDMIGLALLIALVSVIQAVCRFGWRKFLFGPSRKIERDLLDYLLQHLLKLDKSFYLRFSTGDLMSRATNDLRAVRDFFGLGLLILVDAVVVIVAALILMLMIHPMLTLWVVLPLPIVSFLFFGFIREIGKRHEIVQTHLAKITTLVQENIAGVRTLHSFVQEEQEKKKFNKLNQEYVEKNLNVAKLYGTFSPSYMFTLGIAALISLWVGGKATLAGEMTLGDFVAFNGYLMMLSWPMMGMGYVVNLAQKGRAAMKRVHEIFQAEPKIADSATATAVDPDGDIEFCDASFTYPGAASPALRQIDLLIPKGSVLAITGSVGSGKSSLVKLIPRLYDPQSGSVKVGGHDLNSLSLESLRRWVGFVGQEPFLFSMTIRENIALGRPQATLEEINRAAANAGLAGELERFPDGLETLVGERGVSLSGGQKQRVALARILLVRPEVLILDDALSGLDVETEARVMENIAKEMEGSTLILVSHRLPALRRADQIIYMERGVISEKGDFNTLMANKGRYAETYNNQVLAMEMEIALQ; from the coding sequence ATGAAGTTCGATAACATAAAATTCTTTCTTCCCTTCTTCCTCAAATATCGCAAGGAATTTGCCTGGGGCATCCTTGCGCTTCTGGTGACGGATGCGGCAGGACTGGCGATTCCCTGGCTGTTGAAGGAAGTCATCGACAGCCTCCCGCAAGCGGCGCATCGGGACGACATGATCGGGCTGGCTTTGCTGATCGCGCTGGTCTCGGTCATTCAGGCGGTGTGTCGCTTTGGCTGGCGAAAATTTCTTTTCGGTCCCTCGCGTAAAATCGAACGCGATCTCCTCGACTATCTGTTGCAACACCTGCTCAAGCTGGACAAATCCTTTTACCTGCGTTTTTCAACAGGCGATCTGATGTCGCGCGCCACCAACGATCTGCGCGCCGTGCGGGATTTTTTTGGGCTGGGGCTTTTGATCCTGGTAGACGCCGTGGTGGTGATCGTTGCCGCTCTTATATTGATGTTGATGATTCACCCCATGCTGACTCTGTGGGTTGTATTGCCTCTGCCCATCGTATCGTTTTTGTTTTTTGGATTCATTCGGGAAATCGGCAAGCGTCATGAAATTGTCCAAACGCATCTGGCTAAAATAACGACGCTGGTGCAGGAGAATATAGCGGGCGTTCGAACCTTGCATTCCTTTGTGCAGGAAGAGCAGGAGAAGAAAAAATTCAACAAGCTCAATCAGGAATACGTCGAAAAAAATCTCAACGTCGCCAAGTTGTATGGAACGTTCAGCCCGTCTTATATGTTCACGCTGGGTATTGCGGCCCTGATTTCCCTTTGGGTCGGAGGCAAGGCGACGCTTGCGGGTGAGATGACGCTTGGCGATTTTGTCGCCTTCAACGGTTATTTAATGATGTTGTCCTGGCCGATGATGGGAATGGGCTATGTGGTGAATCTGGCGCAAAAGGGCCGGGCGGCGATGAAACGGGTGCATGAAATTTTTCAGGCGGAACCCAAAATAGCCGATTCCGCAACGGCGACGGCGGTCGACCCGGATGGGGACATTGAATTTTGCGATGCAAGTTTCACTTATCCCGGCGCTGCGAGTCCCGCATTGCGGCAGATCGATCTGCTCATCCCCAAAGGAAGCGTGCTGGCGATAACGGGTTCGGTTGGTTCTGGCAAGAGCAGTCTGGTGAAGCTGATCCCTCGCTTGTACGATCCGCAGTCGGGGTCGGTGAAGGTTGGCGGACACGATCTTAATAGTCTGAGTCTGGAGTCCTTGCGTCGCTGGGTTGGCTTTGTAGGGCAGGAACCGTTTCTGTTTTCGATGACGATCCGCGAGAACATCGCTTTGGGTCGTCCTCAGGCAACGCTCGAAGAAATCAATCGCGCCGCCGCCAATGCCGGGCTTGCCGGGGAGTTGGAGCGTTTCCCCGACGGACTGGAAACGCTGGTGGGAGAGCGCGGCGTTTCCTTATCCGGCGGACAGAAACAGCGCGTCGCTCTGGCCCGTATCCTGCTGGTTCGCCCTGAAGTCTTGATTCTGGACGACGCATTGTCCGGTCTGGATGTGGAAACCGAGGCGCGCGTCATGGAGAATATCGCAAAAGAAATGGAAGGTTCGACGCTCATTCTGGTATCGCATCGTTTGCCTGCGCTTCGTCGGGCCGACCAGATCATTTACATGGAGCGCGGGGTCATCAGCGAGAAAGGGGATTTCAATACTCTCATGGCAAACAAGGGGCGTTACGCGGAAACCTACAATAACCAGGTTCTGGCCATGGAAATGGAAATCGCATTGCAATGA
- a CDS encoding ZIP family metal transporter: MEQASFYLFLLFVFAITMLGGWIPTVKILSKGTFRLVISFCAGVLLGAVFFHMLPEISTVLGDNLGVPIMLGFLMIFLMEKFIMVHPCEEGECDFHKVGLAAYFGIGFHSLLEGIAIGAGEMMNLSLVIFTAVAVHKFPAALALGGMLVKGGEYSKNRILVSMLIFSLATPVGALFAVSILDGLSEYALGVAIGLSAGTFLFISIGDLLPTVYEEHQGGFKNLLCMGMGILLMVLTKDIA; this comes from the coding sequence ATGGAACAGGCGTCTTTTTATCTTTTTCTTCTTTTTGTATTTGCGATCACCATGCTGGGCGGGTGGATTCCCACCGTGAAAATTTTGTCCAAGGGGACCTTTCGCCTGGTCATCAGTTTTTGCGCGGGCGTTTTGCTGGGCGCCGTTTTCTTTCACATGTTGCCGGAGATTTCCACGGTTCTTGGAGATAATCTGGGCGTCCCCATCATGCTGGGATTTTTAATGATTTTCCTGATGGAAAAATTCATCATGGTTCATCCCTGCGAAGAAGGCGAATGCGATTTTCACAAAGTGGGATTGGCGGCGTATTTCGGCATTGGCTTCCACAGTTTGCTGGAAGGCATCGCCATTGGCGCGGGCGAAATGATGAACTTGAGCCTGGTCATTTTCACTGCGGTTGCGGTGCATAAATTTCCTGCGGCCTTGGCTTTGGGAGGAATGCTGGTTAAGGGCGGAGAGTATTCTAAAAACCGCATTCTGGTTTCTATGCTGATTTTTTCTCTGGCAACGCCGGTGGGGGCCTTGTTTGCGGTTTCTATCCTGGATGGGTTGAGCGAATACGCACTTGGCGTCGCCATCGGCCTATCTGCGGGGACTTTTTTATTTATTTCAATTGGCGATCTTTTGCCAACGGTGTATGAAGAACATCAGGGTGGTTTTAAAAACCTGTTGTGTATGGGAATGGGCATCCTTTTGATGGTGCTGACCAAAGACATTGCATAG